One part of the Cyclobacteriaceae bacterium genome encodes these proteins:
- a CDS encoding insulinase family protein, whose amino-acid sequence MRKTFIWILLLLVSCTGYAQKKKSKTTDKAPVETVAPAIEVKPQTPPPTKVTSVEGITEYRLHNGLRVLLFPDNSKQTFTMNVTYLVGSKHENYGETGMAHLLEHLVFKGTPKYPFNIMKELEDRGGNFNGTTSLDRTNYFEILTATDENLKWAIEMEADRMVNSFIAQKDLDSEMTVVRNEYESGENSPVGVLFKKLSGAAYQWHSYGKSTIGERSDIENVSIDRLQAFYKKYYQPDNAVVVLAGKFEEGKALNYINEYFGAIPKPNRELQKFYTREPTQDGERVVTIKRVGDVQYAAVAYHIPSGSHEDYAPIAILSNLLTTRPSGRLYKALVDSKKASSVFALTRATKEPGIMMAFAEVLKEKSLDDARNTMVKTLNDVVKNPPTKEEVDRAKTELLKQFELNFNDADRIGIFLSEYIAMGDWRLFFLYRDRIEKVTPDDVLRVAKQYLKDDNRTVGLFIPTEKPDRSEIPGEPDVAALVKDYKGKQAIASGEEFDPSPANIEGRTQRSTLPNGMKVAYLQKKTRGESVQLRMTLRFGDEKNLVNKGTIGQFTASMLDRGTTKMTRQEIKDEFDKLKARVSIFGSASTVTVSIETTGPNLAETLKLVSHVLKDASFPADEFEKLKNERIAGIESQRTEPQAVASIRLQKYTSPYPKGDPRYAEDFDESLASIKALKLDDLKKFHKDFYGANNGTLAISGAFNTAEINSVITEQFGNWKSPANFKRLEARIKKVQPIDEKLETPDKANAFFLAQYTWEYSDSEPDYAALELGQYMLGGGTASRLFSRIRGKEGISYGVGSFFNAGNLDKVGTFTAYAIYAPENVGKLEETFKEEILKAVNEGFTAEEVEAAKSGWLQSRSVNRAQDASVASTLNNYLFTGRTMKWDEELEKKVQALTVAEINAAIKKHLNYNNLSMVKAGDFAKAKAKAEGN is encoded by the coding sequence ATGCGTAAAACTTTTATTTGGATTTTATTGCTGCTGGTGTCCTGCACGGGCTATGCACAAAAGAAAAAATCAAAAACCACGGATAAAGCACCGGTTGAAACAGTTGCTCCTGCCATTGAAGTAAAACCTCAAACCCCACCGCCAACAAAAGTCACTTCTGTTGAAGGTATTACAGAGTACAGGCTTCATAATGGCCTACGGGTGTTGCTTTTCCCTGACAATTCAAAGCAAACATTTACCATGAATGTTACCTACCTGGTAGGCTCCAAACACGAAAATTATGGTGAAACCGGCATGGCTCACCTGCTCGAACATTTAGTGTTTAAAGGCACGCCCAAGTACCCTTTCAACATTATGAAGGAGTTGGAAGACCGTGGCGGAAATTTTAACGGAACCACCTCCCTTGACCGCACCAATTATTTCGAAATTTTAACCGCTACAGACGAAAACCTGAAATGGGCCATTGAAATGGAAGCCGACAGGATGGTAAATTCTTTTATAGCACAAAAAGACCTGGATAGTGAAATGACCGTTGTGCGCAACGAGTATGAAAGCGGTGAAAACAGCCCGGTGGGTGTTCTGTTTAAAAAGCTTTCCGGTGCAGCATATCAATGGCACAGCTATGGAAAATCAACTATTGGTGAACGCTCGGATATTGAAAATGTATCCATAGACAGGCTACAGGCTTTCTACAAAAAATACTACCAACCCGATAACGCTGTTGTTGTATTAGCCGGCAAGTTTGAAGAAGGAAAAGCACTGAATTATATCAATGAATATTTTGGGGCTATTCCTAAACCCAACCGCGAACTTCAAAAATTTTATACGCGTGAACCCACACAAGATGGTGAGCGTGTTGTAACCATAAAACGTGTTGGCGATGTGCAATATGCTGCCGTAGCTTACCATATCCCATCCGGATCACATGAAGACTATGCGCCCATTGCCATTCTCTCAAACCTGCTCACTACCCGTCCTTCCGGAAGGCTCTACAAAGCATTGGTAGATTCCAAAAAAGCCAGTTCGGTATTCGCTTTAACACGGGCCACTAAAGAGCCGGGTATTATGATGGCATTTGCAGAAGTGCTTAAAGAAAAATCGCTGGACGATGCACGTAACACCATGGTAAAAACCCTCAATGATGTGGTAAAAAACCCACCCACAAAAGAAGAAGTTGACCGGGCCAAGACCGAGTTATTGAAACAATTTGAATTAAATTTCAATGATGCCGACCGCATCGGTATTTTCCTGAGTGAGTACATCGCCATGGGCGATTGGCGATTGTTCTTTCTTTACCGGGACCGCATTGAAAAGGTTACCCCCGATGATGTATTGAGGGTTGCCAAACAATACCTGAAGGATGACAACCGAACCGTTGGGTTGTTTATCCCAACTGAAAAACCTGACCGTTCAGAGATACCCGGTGAACCTGATGTAGCAGCCTTGGTTAAAGATTATAAAGGTAAACAAGCCATTGCCAGTGGCGAGGAGTTTGATCCATCACCGGCCAACATTGAAGGAAGAACCCAACGGAGCACATTACCCAACGGCATGAAAGTAGCCTATCTCCAAAAGAAAACACGTGGCGAATCGGTCCAGTTACGCATGACACTGCGTTTTGGCGATGAAAAAAACCTGGTTAACAAAGGCACCATTGGCCAATTTACAGCCAGCATGTTGGACAGGGGCACAACAAAAATGACACGGCAGGAAATAAAAGATGAATTTGACAAACTGAAAGCAAGAGTCTCCATCTTCGGTAGCGCCTCAACAGTAACGGTATCCATCGAAACCACAGGCCCTAACCTGGCAGAAACATTAAAGTTAGTAAGCCATGTGCTAAAGGATGCGTCTTTCCCTGCCGATGAATTTGAAAAGTTGAAAAACGAAAGAATAGCAGGCATAGAATCGCAACGCACCGAACCACAGGCCGTAGCTTCCATACGCTTGCAAAAATATACTTCCCCCTATCCAAAAGGCGATCCGCGTTATGCTGAAGATTTTGACGAATCGCTGGCTTCTATCAAAGCACTTAAACTGGATGATCTTAAAAAATTCCACAAAGATTTTTATGGTGCTAATAATGGAACCTTGGCGATATCCGGTGCTTTCAATACGGCTGAAATAAATTCTGTCATTACTGAGCAGTTTGGTAATTGGAAAAGTCCTGCAAACTTTAAACGACTAGAGGCGCGCATCAAAAAAGTACAACCTATTGATGAAAAACTGGAAACGCCTGACAAAGCGAATGCTTTTTTCCTGGCGCAATACACGTGGGAGTATAGTGACAGCGAACCTGATTATGCTGCGTTAGAACTGGGCCAGTATATGCTTGGCGGGGGTACTGCTTCTCGCCTTTTCTCCCGTATAAGGGGCAAAGAAGGCATAAGTTATGGTGTAGGCTCATTTTTTAATGCCGGTAACCTTGATAAGGTTGGCACATTTACGGCTTATGCCATTTATGCCCCTGAAAATGTTGGAAAACTTGAAGAGACCTTTAAGGAAGAAATTCTAAAGGCTGTTAATGAAGGCTTCACTGCTGAAGAAGTGGAGGCAGCTAAATCCGGATGGTTACAATCACGATCGGTAAACCGTGCACAAGATGCCTCCGTTGCATCTACCTTAAATAACTATTTATTTACCGGTCGAACCATGAAGTGGGATGAAGAACTGGAAAAAAAGGTTCAGGCTTTAACCGTGGCAGAAATAAATGCTGCCATAAAAAAGCATTTAAACTACAACAACCTTAGCATGGTAAAAGCTGGTGACTTTGCTAAAGCTAAAGCCAAAGCTGAGGGGAACTAA
- a CDS encoding adenine phosphoribosyltransferase — protein sequence MLLEEKIKSAIRDVIDYPKPGIVFKDITPVLANPDLLRLTVDEMAKHFRHQHVDAIAAVEARGFILGGILARELNCSFIPVRKVGKLPYTTVAEKYTLEYGTAAVEMHVDAIQKGWNVLVHDDLLATGGTAAAAARLVKQSGGLVAGFSFLINLSFLPGYERLSREFGVNPDCLVTY from the coding sequence ATGCTATTGGAAGAAAAAATAAAAAGTGCCATCCGCGATGTAATTGATTACCCGAAGCCAGGGATTGTTTTTAAAGATATTACCCCCGTGCTGGCTAACCCGGATTTGTTGAGGTTGACCGTTGACGAAATGGCAAAACACTTTCGCCATCAACACGTAGATGCTATTGCAGCAGTGGAGGCGCGAGGCTTTATTTTAGGCGGTATATTGGCACGTGAACTAAACTGCAGCTTTATTCCCGTACGCAAAGTTGGTAAGTTACCGTACACCACAGTAGCCGAAAAATATACCTTGGAGTACGGAACAGCAGCGGTTGAAATGCATGTAGATGCGATACAAAAGGGCTGGAATGTTTTAGTACACGATGATTTGCTGGCAACCGGTGGCACCGCAGCAGCGGCAGCAAGGCTGGTAAAGCAATCGGGTGGGCTGGTAGCTGGCTTTTCATTTTTAATTAACCTTTCGTTTTTGCCTGGCTATGAAAGGTTAAGCAGGGAGTTTGGGGTAAACCCCGACTGCCTGGTAACGTATTAA
- a CDS encoding OsmC family protein, translating into MLEDEVYEAANAAGHTVTMDMRAAELKQAQSPTELLLSSVAGCGAVDIVVILKKRKKTIHDFTIETTGVRRDETPRKFLSIHCKYIITSPDVTPEELDKAAALSLEKYCSVAASLNSEITHSVEVRTSR; encoded by the coding sequence ATGCTTGAAGATGAGGTTTATGAAGCAGCTAATGCCGCTGGTCATACGGTAACCATGGATATGCGAGCGGCTGAACTAAAACAAGCCCAGTCCCCAACGGAACTGCTCCTTTCTTCTGTAGCGGGTTGCGGAGCGGTTGATATTGTGGTTATCCTAAAAAAAAGAAAAAAAACGATCCACGATTTTACCATTGAAACAACAGGGGTAAGAAGGGATGAAACACCACGGAAATTCCTGAGCATACATTGCAAATACATCATCACATCGCCCGATGTAACCCCCGAAGAACTGGATAAAGCCGCTGCTCTTTCCCTGGAAAAATATTGCTCTGTGGCAGCATCGCTGAACAGCGAGATAACGCACTCGGTGGAGGTCCGCACGAGTCGTTAA
- the hutI gene encoding imidazolonepropionase, with product MLILNCKGLVQVRDKISLPLKGTAMAHLPILANAYLAITEGKIARYGSMVDLPANYRATAVIDASNRFVFPSFVDSHTHLVFAASREEEFVMKIKGATYEQIAAGGGGILNSAKKLQQTSDEELFERSLIRAGEIMQSGTGAVEIKSGYGLTPKDELKMLKVARRIGKETPLTVRTTFLGAHAVPKDKKKEDYIEQILQEMIPAVAEQKLADYIDVFCEQGFFSADETERIVEQGKRFGMKPRIHANQLHRSGGVQVGIKTKALSVDHLENIGEEEIELLKQSTVMPTALPGAAFFLGLPFPPARKMIDAGLPLAIASDYNPGSAPSGNMSLMMALACIKMKMTPEEAINAATLNTACALELEQTHGSITQGKVANVFITKPMPSVAFLPYAFGSNLIDTVILNGSIVTP from the coding sequence ATTCTCATCCTCAATTGCAAAGGGCTCGTACAAGTAAGGGATAAAATTTCGTTGCCGCTTAAGGGCACGGCCATGGCTCATTTGCCAATTCTAGCCAATGCCTACCTGGCTATAACGGAAGGAAAAATCGCAAGGTATGGTTCAATGGTTGACCTGCCGGCAAACTACCGGGCGACTGCGGTAATCGATGCGTCCAATCGGTTTGTTTTTCCTTCGTTTGTCGATTCGCACACACACCTTGTTTTTGCTGCCAGTCGTGAAGAAGAATTTGTGATGAAGATTAAAGGAGCAACCTATGAGCAGATAGCTGCCGGTGGGGGTGGAATTTTAAATTCAGCGAAAAAACTTCAGCAAACCTCGGACGAGGAGTTATTTGAACGTTCCCTCATAAGGGCTGGTGAAATTATGCAATCCGGAACAGGCGCTGTGGAAATTAAAAGCGGCTACGGGCTAACCCCAAAGGATGAATTGAAAATGCTAAAGGTAGCCAGAAGGATAGGAAAGGAAACACCACTAACGGTGCGAACAACGTTTCTGGGGGCGCATGCGGTTCCAAAGGATAAGAAGAAAGAAGATTACATTGAACAAATCCTTCAGGAAATGATCCCTGCGGTAGCTGAGCAAAAACTGGCCGATTACATTGATGTATTTTGCGAGCAGGGATTTTTCTCTGCAGATGAAACCGAACGGATTGTTGAACAGGGTAAACGTTTTGGCATGAAACCCCGCATACATGCCAACCAACTCCATCGTTCCGGTGGGGTGCAGGTCGGCATTAAAACAAAGGCACTGAGTGTTGATCACCTCGAAAATATTGGGGAGGAAGAAATTGAACTTCTGAAGCAAAGTACGGTAATGCCAACGGCACTTCCAGGTGCGGCTTTCTTTTTAGGGTTACCTTTTCCACCGGCCCGAAAAATGATTGATGCCGGCCTTCCTTTGGCCATTGCCTCCGATTATAATCCCGGCAGTGCGCCCTCTGGTAACATGTCGCTAATGATGGCCCTGGCTTGTATTAAAATGAAAATGACACCAGAAGAAGCGATCAATGCGGCAACACTAAACACGGCTTGTGCCCTGGAGCTTGAGCAGACTCATGGCAGTATCACCCAAGGTAAGGTAGCTAATGTGTTTATTACCAAACCTATGCCTTCGGTAGCTTTTCTTCCCTATGCTTTTGGAAGCAACCTTATTGATACGGTTATCCTTAACGGGAGTATCGTTACCCCATAG
- a CDS encoding phosphoribosylformylglycinamidine synthase, translating into MKVKSLLAFGYLLCAIECRSQEYDSATVAEEKKLPYKVLHAEPLYIDLIRDLGAHKGEKEWNLGFGMKDKLRFDQYEALIEYEWAPANRLGLEVEVPVTFYMRAPNGLNAEKPSHRIESIKTAAQWTFLVSRKFQTSLALGYLNEIEFTDLNRISTKDVFQGNLFNPFFIVAKRWGDWHTLVYTGPKVHFHFENQHWSTEYDINSNIHYMIPGTRNFIGIEFNKMFGHEGLFEMVIRPQMRVVIHDALMIGIVQGIPVSKERERLSSFLRLIYEPQHTLRAKNRHLSRGHN; encoded by the coding sequence ATGAAAGTCAAAAGCCTTCTGGCATTTGGTTATTTACTTTGTGCAATCGAATGCCGCTCTCAAGAATATGATTCTGCTACAGTGGCAGAGGAAAAAAAGCTACCTTATAAGGTACTGCATGCCGAGCCGCTTTACATCGATTTGATTCGTGATTTAGGAGCACATAAGGGTGAGAAGGAGTGGAACCTTGGCTTTGGTATGAAGGATAAACTTCGGTTTGATCAATACGAAGCTTTGATCGAATACGAATGGGCACCGGCAAACCGTTTGGGCCTTGAGGTTGAAGTGCCGGTAACTTTTTACATGCGTGCACCCAATGGGTTAAATGCCGAGAAGCCTTCTCATAGAATAGAATCAATAAAAACAGCAGCGCAGTGGACATTTTTAGTTTCCAGGAAGTTTCAAACATCTTTAGCATTAGGATATTTGAATGAGATCGAGTTTACCGACCTGAACCGAATAAGTACTAAAGATGTGTTTCAAGGTAATTTGTTCAATCCCTTTTTTATTGTGGCGAAACGATGGGGCGATTGGCATACCTTGGTATACACCGGGCCAAAGGTTCATTTTCATTTTGAGAACCAACATTGGAGTACCGAATATGATATCAACTCGAATATTCATTATATGATACCGGGAACAAGAAATTTTATTGGAATTGAGTTTAATAAGATGTTTGGTCATGAAGGATTGTTTGAGATGGTTATAAGGCCTCAAATGCGGGTAGTCATACACGATGCTTTAATGATCGGAATTGTTCAAGGAATACCCGTTTCGAAAGAACGGGAAAGATTAAGCTCATTTTTGAGGCTGATCTATGAACCTCAACATACACTTAGGGCTAAAAACAGGCACCTGAGCCGGGGACATAATTGA
- a CDS encoding ABC transporter substrate-binding protein — MKQVFKVVLLAVILICYMTMGNVSFAQVNYQQQYTNAKALYKEGKYNLAMESFKPLVAYDKNNPFPEYASYYYAISAYHQGYKSVAKDMLTQVKQLYPTWDQLDEVNLWLAKIHFDSQEYFQGMNQLSAIKNPKLQKEVNLIKKNGLAGLTDVSALRRMHQEYPKDAVVGERLAKELSKTVDTREERELLDKLLATFKLKKSDFIEETPPTVHKEVYSVSVMFPFQVTTLEPNLSRKRNQYVLDLYEGIKLAVDTLAKQGVKISLRAYDTDRNPARIKALLERDELKTSDLIIGPLFQEENKIIQDFSRANKINLFNPVSNNFDLVRDNPYGFLFQPALETLGEQSAKFLDAYQINNKKCMVFFGDTRRDSVLAMSFIQAATETRLKIIQVERFTKESSTRILRILASPTEYDEFKYPKQFTLPKDSLGCIFVASDDPVIYSKITSSVTTRGDKVTIVGSENWLDQTSDYEKLSALGVVMFASNYTPYNNPAYIAFQKKFAKVHGRVTSTMPYTDYVKIGYDFMLFAGNMLNQHGVYFQDALNRNEIKGYLTEGYNFQFSRDNRHVPFIRFKEGELVLVSPSQ; from the coding sequence ATGAAACAGGTTTTTAAGGTTGTTTTACTGGCGGTCATTCTCATTTGTTATATGACAATGGGTAATGTTTCTTTTGCCCAGGTAAACTATCAGCAGCAGTATACCAATGCCAAAGCGCTTTATAAAGAGGGTAAGTACAACCTTGCCATGGAAAGTTTTAAACCACTGGTAGCATACGATAAGAATAATCCCTTTCCTGAATACGCATCGTATTATTATGCCATAAGCGCATACCACCAGGGCTATAAGTCGGTTGCCAAGGATATGCTCACCCAGGTAAAACAGCTTTATCCCACATGGGACCAACTGGATGAGGTTAACCTGTGGCTGGCCAAAATCCATTTCGACAGTCAGGAATATTTTCAGGGTATGAACCAACTTTCGGCCATTAAAAATCCTAAACTCCAGAAAGAGGTTAACTTGATTAAAAAGAACGGCTTGGCAGGATTAACGGATGTAAGCGCACTCAGGCGCATGCATCAGGAGTACCCGAAAGATGCAGTAGTTGGTGAAAGATTGGCTAAAGAGCTTTCAAAAACAGTTGATACTCGTGAAGAGCGCGAATTGCTTGATAAACTCCTCGCTACATTTAAGTTAAAGAAATCGGATTTTATTGAGGAAACACCACCAACGGTGCATAAAGAAGTTTATTCGGTTTCTGTTATGTTTCCCTTCCAGGTAACTACACTTGAACCCAATTTATCGCGTAAGCGAAACCAATATGTGCTTGATTTATATGAAGGCATTAAGCTTGCGGTTGATACCCTTGCCAAACAAGGTGTAAAGATAAGTTTACGGGCATACGATACCGATCGCAACCCGGCCAGGATCAAGGCCTTGCTGGAGCGTGATGAATTGAAAACATCAGATTTAATTATCGGTCCCCTATTCCAGGAAGAGAATAAAATTATTCAGGATTTTTCGAGGGCTAATAAAATAAACCTCTTTAACCCGGTATCAAACAATTTCGATTTGGTGCGCGATAATCCGTACGGTTTTTTATTCCAGCCCGCGTTAGAAACCCTTGGTGAACAGTCGGCAAAATTTTTAGATGCTTATCAAATCAACAATAAAAAGTGCATGGTTTTTTTTGGTGATACCAGGCGCGATTCAGTTTTGGCCATGAGCTTTATCCAGGCCGCTACGGAAACCAGGCTTAAGATCATACAGGTAGAGCGTTTTACCAAAGAATCATCCACGCGTATATTGAGAATATTGGCTTCACCAACCGAATATGATGAATTCAAATACCCTAAACAATTCACGCTTCCGAAGGATAGCTTAGGTTGTATTTTTGTGGCTTCCGATGATCCGGTGATTTATTCTAAAATAACAAGTAGTGTTACCACACGAGGTGATAAGGTTACCATCGTGGGCTCGGAAAACTGGCTGGACCAAACCTCCGATTATGAAAAGTTAAGTGCCTTGGGCGTAGTCATGTTTGCATCAAATTATACACCCTATAATAACCCGGCTTATATCGCATTCCAGAAAAAATTTGCAAAAGTTCACGGGCGGGTAACCAGTACCATGCCTTATACCGATTACGTTAAAATAGGTTATGATTTCATGTTGTTTGCAGGCAACATGCTTAATCAACATGGTGTGTATTTTCAGGACGCACTTAATCGTAATGAAATTAAAGGATACCTGACGGAGGGATATAACTTTCAATTTTCACGTGATAATCGCCATGTTCCTTTTATCCGGTTTAAAGAGGGTGAATTGGTTTTGGTTAGTCCGTCTCAGTAG
- the guaA gene encoding glutamine-hydrolyzing GMP synthase gives MPEQILILDFGSQYTQLIARRVRELNVYCEIHPFNKIPEITPQIKGIVLSGSPCSVRDAGSPDVDLKLFGNLPVLGVCYGAQLIAHKSGGSVLPSQIREYGRARLTTVNHHNELLKEISLDTQVWMSHSDTIASVPDTFEIISSTPSVNVAAYHVKNTHTYGIQFHPEVTHTTEGKNLLRNFVVHICQCAQDWTPDQFVETTVADLQKKLGNDKVVMALSGGVDSTVAATLIHKAIGKNLHCIFVDNGLLRKNEFEQVLESYKGMGLNIKGVDAKEKFYAALKGLSEPEAKRKAIGKTFIDVFDEEAHRITDVKWLGQGTIYPDVIESVSVKGPSATIKSHHNVGGLPEKMKMKVVEPLNTLFKDEVRIVGKTLGIDPAILGRHPFPGPGLGIRILGEITAEKVRILQEVDHIFIKGLRQHELYNTVWQAGAVLLPVQSVGVMGDERTYEQVVALRAVTSTDGMTADWVHLPYSFLAEISSDIINKVKGVNRVVYDISSKPPATIEWE, from the coding sequence ATGCCCGAACAGATTTTAATCCTCGATTTTGGTTCGCAATACACACAACTTATAGCCCGCAGGGTTCGCGAACTGAATGTTTACTGCGAAATCCATCCATTTAATAAAATCCCTGAAATTACCCCTCAAATTAAAGGTATTGTACTTTCTGGTAGCCCTTGTTCGGTACGCGATGCCGGCTCTCCGGATGTTGACCTTAAATTGTTTGGCAACCTTCCGGTATTGGGTGTATGTTACGGTGCCCAGTTGATTGCCCATAAAAGTGGTGGTTCGGTGTTGCCTTCGCAAATACGTGAATATGGGCGTGCCCGGTTAACAACGGTTAATCACCATAACGAGTTGTTAAAAGAAATTTCACTCGATACCCAGGTATGGATGTCGCATAGCGATACCATTGCCAGTGTGCCCGATACATTCGAAATTATTTCCAGCACCCCTTCAGTAAACGTTGCTGCATATCACGTTAAAAACACCCATACGTATGGTATACAATTTCATCCTGAGGTAACGCATACCACGGAAGGAAAAAACCTGCTACGGAATTTTGTGGTTCACATCTGCCAGTGCGCGCAGGACTGGACACCCGATCAGTTTGTGGAAACCACGGTGGCTGATCTTCAAAAAAAATTAGGCAACGATAAAGTGGTTATGGCGTTATCGGGTGGAGTTGACTCCACCGTGGCGGCAACACTTATCCATAAGGCTATTGGAAAAAACCTGCATTGCATTTTTGTCGATAATGGCCTTCTCCGAAAAAATGAATTTGAGCAGGTCTTGGAATCGTACAAAGGCATGGGCCTGAACATAAAAGGTGTTGACGCAAAAGAGAAATTTTATGCAGCTTTAAAAGGCTTAAGTGAGCCTGAAGCCAAACGTAAAGCTATTGGTAAAACTTTTATTGATGTGTTTGATGAAGAAGCCCATCGTATAACCGATGTGAAGTGGCTCGGGCAAGGGACTATTTACCCGGATGTAATCGAGTCGGTGTCTGTAAAAGGCCCTTCCGCTACAATAAAATCGCACCACAACGTTGGTGGCCTCCCGGAAAAAATGAAAATGAAAGTGGTGGAGCCACTTAATACCTTGTTTAAGGATGAGGTACGCATCGTGGGCAAAACACTCGGTATAGATCCGGCCATATTAGGCCGTCACCCTTTTCCGGGGCCCGGGCTGGGCATTCGTATACTGGGCGAAATCACAGCTGAGAAAGTCAGGATTTTGCAGGAAGTTGACCATATATTTATAAAGGGTTTGAGACAGCACGAACTTTACAATACCGTTTGGCAGGCCGGTGCCGTGTTGTTGCCGGTGCAGTCCGTTGGTGTAATGGGTGATGAACGTACGTATGAGCAGGTGGTGGCGCTACGCGCAGTAACCAGTACCGATGGCATGACTGCCGATTGGGTACATTTGCCCTATTCTTTTTTAGCCGAAATTTCCAGTGATATCATCAATAAGGTAAAAGGGGTTAACCGTGTGGTGTACGACATTAGTTCAAAACCTCCGGCCACTATTGAATGGGAATAA
- a CDS encoding tetratricopeptide repeat protein, producing the protein MRWILLVFIFFSAGLLAQPKPTKIQVAEALGDTLFSREDFVGALKQYNKVVKATKLKTPEQRQVLYKRAVCFFYLGEFEKALADLKVFIPENENLPRARILRAFIYREMGEQQLQLDDLNEVLDWDSMNPDLLKWRAGLLVEMGENEQALAELKLIRQWAPDEEVELYSGLAYYALEKPDSALYHFDQAILLDGGYLPAYQYAGSLCLEQEAFELALTYINLALRLDAQNSELQFYKGIALVELGQKEEGCRLLNKAFYKGVDDAAGYLEEFCFPKE; encoded by the coding sequence ATGAGGTGGATCCTTTTAGTGTTTATTTTTTTTAGTGCAGGCCTGTTGGCTCAACCAAAGCCCACTAAAATCCAAGTGGCCGAAGCACTTGGCGATACACTTTTTAGCCGTGAAGATTTTGTTGGTGCCCTAAAGCAGTACAACAAAGTAGTAAAGGCAACAAAACTAAAAACGCCTGAGCAACGACAGGTACTTTATAAACGTGCCGTTTGCTTCTTCTATTTAGGCGAATTTGAAAAAGCCCTGGCCGACCTGAAAGTTTTTATTCCTGAAAATGAAAACCTGCCGCGTGCACGAATACTTCGTGCTTTCATCTATCGAGAAATGGGCGAGCAGCAACTTCAACTGGATGATTTGAACGAAGTGCTGGACTGGGACAGCATGAACCCCGACCTGCTGAAGTGGCGTGCAGGATTGTTGGTAGAAATGGGTGAGAATGAACAAGCCCTGGCCGAACTGAAATTGATTCGGCAATGGGCGCCTGATGAAGAAGTTGAGTTGTATTCAGGCCTGGCTTACTATGCCCTTGAAAAACCCGATAGTGCGCTGTATCATTTCGATCAGGCCATTTTACTGGATGGAGGCTACCTGCCGGCTTATCAGTATGCCGGTTCGTTATGCCTTGAGCAGGAGGCTTTTGAACTTGCACTAACGTATATTAATCTGGCCTTACGGTTGGATGCCCAGAACTCCGAACTGCAGTTTTACAAAGGGATAGCTTTGGTTGAGTTGGGCCAGAAGGAAGAAGGCTGCCGCCTTTTGAATAAAGCATTTTACAAAGGTGTTGATGATGCAGCCGGGTACTTGGAAGAATTTTGTTTTCCAAAAGAATAG